The Ostrea edulis chromosome 1, xbOstEdul1.1, whole genome shotgun sequence genomic sequence CGCGCAGCCTTAACATTTAACGAAAGATCATGCACTATAAGTAGTACTCATTCGTAATTACACTTGTCAAAACTTCCACAAATCAAGACAAATGTCACTCAAGCATGATCATAAAGAACCTGTTACCTTATATCTGAATAATGTAATACCTCAGTTCTCCTCAGTTATCCTGGTAACTGTGTAATTGGAAAATGAATAGTTGTTGACTTGTTATGGTGAACGCCATGATAGACTATTTCCACCTGGCACCGACTTGCAATTTCAATCCAGACATCTTAGCAGTAGTTCGGTCGTTCTCCATCAAGGCATTCAGTTACTCATCCGTCAAGTGTTTTCTAATTATGTAGACCATTTTTGAATAATAGATTTGTTCTACCAGAGGCCATAACTGTCACATTTGTGGATAAATTCagttattttgataaaatatgtctTATGATTTCCTTCAGCATTTGAATTCATCTAGTCAGGAATTCGCACCCATTCCTAGAATCATTTCtaggatggatggatggatgaatggtgaaattgaaaactataagggcaagacctttccattaaCACTATAATatttgacctggtgaccttaGCATCGAATATTAGTTATACCTTTCAAATTATAAGAGGTATTGCTTTCATATTTAGCATGTGCACatcttgtgagaagacctttccaacGACACCACAGATTTGTCGACCCTGCGACCTagattttggaatttttaaacactttggtcatatatatatatatatttttttttttttttttttttttttttttacatcacaAGAGGTAGACCTTCCATATTTAGTGCATGTAGTCTTTGTAGCAAGactttccattgacaccaaaatatCTGACCTGGTGACCTTAACACTgacttttgacctacttttaggaAATTCAAATATAAGCCATATATCTTTCAAATCGTAAGAGGTACTGTTTTAGCATAtatgtttttttatttggcGAGAAGAAATTTCCAACGACACTAGATTTgctgaccttgtgaccttgacctattttaaggatattttgaaaaacaaggACAACAATTAATGTCTTGCAGTCGTTGTAATCCGGGGCATTTGAGTGTTTCACAAAAGGCACGatttaaactgaaaatgtttaattttattttcacatttttaatgtttacaatgcttcactaaggtatttctaatggtagcaaaaatttgaaattcagtTGGTGAATTagaagtgagatacagcactcacaatttcTTATAATGTAAAGAACTttacaaggctcgtgccatgcttttgtttgtttgtttaaaacaaaatgagatgtgacaaacacgAGGAACTGTTTAAtggtgttcagaattaacttgcaaattgaaaaatctgctttaaacgaaacttctAATAGTATATTTAGCCTGTAAACAAAGACATGACACGAGGCTTATATCGAAAGCTTCACTTGATCCCGATCCAATTAAACCTCATGAATATTATATCGGGTTCGTCCTTTGGAAATAATCGCTGCTCTTTTATTTGTTATGCTGTGATCTAAACTTTAAAACGATGTTTTATTAGAAATCGATGATATTTTCCATAATGTACCCCATTTATTATGGGAAACAACAACCAGAAACTACCATTAAGAAAAGCACAATCTGTTCCAGAATCACAGGTAACAAATCTATATAGAAACTAAACGTTTGTAGTTTGtacttagattttttttttttttttttttttatatcactgAGTGATTCAGTTAGTCATTGACAGATAGTCTGATTATTTACTTGAATGacattaaaagtttgaaatgaaGAGTTATTGTGTGAAGTCATTCAATTTATTCATATGATGACGTAATGAATATTGTACCTacaatttatattattattggCCATAAAGTTCACGGAATTCGCGGAAGTGCATACTATACATCTATATGGATTATCGTAACTTCTGTAGTGAAGTATAGACTATGAGGCTTTATAGATACTATatcttgttttgatattgtaGTTCTTGCAACTTACCAATCCTGACCTtgtcagaaaaaaaaatgaaccaGGAAAGTTAATGAGAGGAAAATCGCAGGATGAACTAGACAAAGTGACAAGTACCCCTGAAAAGCCAGAATTGAATGTACCCCTTGTCGAGGCACTGTTTCTTCCAGATTTTCCAATCAAGGGAGATGCACAAGGACAGGAATTTGAGGTACATAAAAAGTAATTCGATATATAAAACGTATTTCAACTTCTTCAATGTTACTGTTGTTACAGTCGTTTAGATATTCTGAATCATCTGCGTTTCACGATTAATCGGGAATTTACTTTCACACTGTACTTTTTACAGCACTTCCACACGTGTGACAACCAAACAGTCTTTTTCTGGAATGATAggaaatgtgttttgtttgcaaataagagattctagtGTCCAAATTtcactgtgatttgatgcatgatatggatatctaataaaacatgccttaAAGATTCAGATAGATGATATGTTTTAGGGAAAAAATacttatgaaaatttaaaagataTTAGATATTATGAGGCCTtggaaaatattgttttctcTTTCTACATGTTACACACATATAATACTTCAATGTCCTATAATATGATATTCTTCACTCTTCTTTCAACAATTGACAGGAAGAAAACTTAcgaattgtatatatttaaactCAAGACACAATTTTAAACACAGCACATTTTTCAGGTTTGTGATATTATTGCGAAAGGGGCATATGGAAATGTTTTGCGAGTTCGCAGAGAGGATGAAAAGCAGTATTATGCCATGAAGGTAATCGGACAGCGTTCAGAATTGTAATGATATCTCAACCTTATGAGTTTCTCTCACATAGAATTGTAATGATATCTCAACCTTATGAGTTTCTCTCACATAGATTTGTAATGATATCTCAACCTTATGAGTTTCTCTCACATAGAATTGTAATGATATCACAACCTTATGAGTTTCTCTCACATAGAATTGTAATGATATCCCAACCTTATGAGTTTCTCTCACATAGAATTGTAATGATATCACAACCTTATGAGTTTCtctcacatacatgtagcactGTAATGATATCTCAATCTTATGAGTTTCTCTCACATAGAATTGTAATGATATCCCAACCTTATGAGTTTCTCTCACATAGAATTGTAATGATATCCCAATCTTATGAGTTTCTCTCACATAGAGTTGTAATGATATCTCAACCTTATGAGTTTCTCTCACATAGAATTGTAATGATATCTCAACCTTATGAGTTTCtctcacatacatgtagcactGTAATGATATCTCAATCTTATGAGTTTCTCTCACATAGAATTGTAATGATATCTCAACCTTATGAGTTTCTCTCACATAGAATTGTAATGATATCCCAATCTTATGAGTTTCTCTCACATAGAATTGTAATGATATCTCAACCTTATGAGTTTCTCTCACATAGAATTGTAATGATATCTCAACCTTATGAGTTTCtctcacatacatgtagtactgtAATGATATCTCAATCCTATGAGTTTCTCTCACATAGAATTGTAATGATATCTCAACCTTATGAGTTTCTCTCCCATAGAATTGTAATGATATCCCAATCTTATGAGTTTCTCTCACATAGAATTGTAATGATATCTCAACATTATGAGTTTCTCTCACATAGAATTGTAATGATATCTCAACATTATGAGTTTCTCTCACATAGAATTGTAATGATATCTCAACATTATGAGTTTCTCTCACATAGAATTGTAATGATATCTCAACCTTAAGAGTTTCTCTCACATAGAATTGTAATGATATCTCAACCTTAAGAGTTTCTCTCACATAGAATTGTAATGATATCCCAACCTTATGAGTTTCTCTCACATAGAATTGTAATGATATCTCAACCTTATGAGTTTCTCTCACATAGCATGGAACATTGATAAAATTATCCTTACCTGTATTTCTATGAATATTGATTGTTCTGCAATGAACTTGTTTGTGAATTCTCAGGTGATGAGCAAAACCCAAATCATTGTTGAAGGGGCCATACAACAGTGTAAGGATGAAGCAGCTATCCAGGTGGGCATGAAGTGTAGAATATCTTATATTTGACTCCTCAATTGTATTCCAAAAAGAGAAATATCATATTATGGAAAACAGGTACTGTGTGCTACCTTTTATCCTTTCCAGATTATTGTCCTGTTCAGAGATGAAATCTGTTTTCAGTCCATTTtagattcattaattttattttcatatcatcATTCACGTAAAGGCTATGGATATGTTAAATTCAcagtaattttaattttcttggATTTATTCATCAGCAAGAATTACACCCCACTCCCACCCAACCCCCTAAGGCTGAAATGATACGCCTCCTTCACGATACagtacatattgcaatacttatgccatgattcaatactttcaatacaatacaatttacagaagaaaccaataacattgaagaaaaaattaattatcaagaattaaatcataattttaagagcaaaatgtttccaaactgccaaacggtaagatgcctgttggctctgtagttcaaactgataaagttcattattattttcgtcaacctcaaggcaaacaacagttTGAACATTATTCGACACTATTTTGTCCCCcatgcaggtaaaaataataagtacagTCTGAGcctgattttttttactgaactcgtttgtaataaacatatcgaaccaaaaatcgaggcaatgaacCGAACATTGAATTGAAAGCTTATATTGAACAATATCGATAATTTGGTGAATTGTTTCAGCCTTACCACCCCCAATAAACGAAAATCTTTAGCAAAAGTAAGGCTGTATACAGTATTTTGcagaatgttttgaattatctCTCATATTCAGATAATTTAACACTTCCttcatttctttcaatattGTTGAGGTTTTAAAGTAGGCATACATTTTTAGGCTATGCTTGGAGACCACCCATTTATTGTGAAATTGCATGAATACTGGCAGTCCAAGAAGTATCTGTACATAGGTAAGTTGGTTAATAGTTAAAATAGCTTCACAATGCCCTGTATTGACATTTTCATAGCTGAGTGAAAGAATATAGAATTAAGAATTAAAAGAATTTTGTTGAATCGTTTTGACTCTATTGAAAATCATCTTAGAGTGATAGAAGGTTGTTTTGTTACTTATATCTCACACTTCTGCACCCAACATATTCCATTTCTCACTgatttaaaacaattattttctagatttttagtttcatttcttttattcttcttttttttcaagcagaattatatttacattcttgaagactattacatgtactattcaatgttctgaaaattaattcatttttcataacatttgtATTTATACCAAAGATTTCACAGtattttataatttacatataatttCATTATGACGTTCCTCAGACAAGCTATTTTTACCAGGATTGTTTACTTGTTAAGCACCTAATACAGGGCATATTAGCACGGATTAATCGCTTCATTTTGTGAGAAGCAGACATTGAAAAATAGTTagtattttgaaaaagaaaatttatgaacaatattttgaaaatggatTTATCAATTAATATGAAAACTGTTAACGATTAGAAATACAGAAATTCacagaaatttattttcatgacATTTGATTTCAATTTCATTCCTTTTCAAACTTGAAAATGACAATAGAAAGGCTTTGATTTTCCAcaaattttatattgcttgATAATGAATAATGTCATTATTCCAATAACTAAACCTTATCTTAGATTCTAGATATATTTACAACACAAatacagtcttcacgaaaaactttgtgaagcacaggcggcctcccagtataataattttgcaagcccgaacaatattttaatggcccaaaatattttatctaatttaaccacttgtcatttgcaaggtgttgcatgctgattctacactatagatacatgtatgttctactGTGGGAAAATatacaactgacattaaaaggattacatatcttatttttcaaaatattaatctCGCAGATGACATCAGCAGCTCCTGTTCAGAATCTGCTTTGTTTTGTAAtcaccacgtacaaaacattttgttttctcaagaATTAAATCTTAGCAAAGGCCCACCCTTGGTCCAATGGGGCATGGATTTTCGTTCTCTTTTCTCCTTGGCTTGTGCGACCGTTTTTCTTTATTTGGatctgatggttgtgattgCTAAATACGCTTGTGAGGTTTTGAATTTCACGGACAACCCCCCTCCCTACatgggcactggaagttaatgtaaatatataatatgtgcatgtattttttatacatgcacatactaaatatttacattaacttccagtgcctgtgcctccctatacttcagaaaaggcagcatggttgaaAAATGATCGATGCGAAAGTCTGAGTCAGTCTcgcgctttatttgtaatatatacaacacatacaataaaacatttacaggcccgccggactcctgggttaaatatttttagaagcccgattccgattttactggcctcgggcatcggGCCACCGGCTAACGCCGAAGactacaaatacatgtacattcataaaaactCCGTATCTTCACATTCATTTTTGTCTGGttgttataaacatcaaaagAAGCTGCTGATGTATAATCTCCAATATACCTCTGACATAAAAATTCTATTCAGTTGTGATATTCTAGGTCATAACCGATCTAATAGGAATTATTGAATGCTTGTCGAATTATCACCAAcacaacccccaccccccgtcTCTTGAGATTTTCTTGGAAAATATCAACCTCAATCTTGAGGAATTCTCTCCAATAATGTAAATATCGGTTGTAAACAGTAAGAGTTGTATTTCTGTTGCAAATAATTTAGTAATATATACGATATAACCAAAGTACACATATatggaataaaattttgaatattttaaggATTTTCATGGCAAAGAGGAAATTGTATGTACAAGTGCTTTCAATGAGAGAGATTCATAAATTCCATGAGCTCAGTGAGATTTGTAACTTTACAGATTTTTTGTTTCAGTGCTTGAATATGTCCCGTACGGCGATCTGTTCACGCTGTGGTCATTCCATGGCTACCTACCGGAGATGTTATCCAGAGTCTACATTGCTGAGATGGCAATGGTGTTAGGTTGTTACTTGTTATTCAATAGATCTAAGCTGTAGAGATGATAATTACAAGCAGATCTAGTTAATTGACATACCTGTCTTACTGATTCATTGTCACTGAATGCTTTAACCCTAACTATTACAGATTACCTTCACAAATCTGGTGTCATATATAGGGATATAAAGGTATGGAATCTGTACATCGAATTATGATAAGTATATGGAAAAAAATTCTCTACTGACTTGTTAATCACGAATGTTAACcaaataaattgttttcttaTGTAAAATGAGATCAGTAGATTGGATGCAGATGTAGATTTGAATTCTTTTCCTTATTCCTATTTAGATGGAAAATATACTGCTAGATGCAGAAGGTAAGTGAATGATTTTCACAGAAGATATTAATAATTTCTTTGATTTGAAGATTATTTTGAATAGGTTTCTGACAGGATTGTTGACCTTGTTATCTGTTTTCATTCCAGGTCACATACAACTGACAGATTTTGGGTTGGCTAAATGGTTAAATCGTGGAGACCGGACGCGGACAATCTGTGGAACTCTGCAATATATGGGTAATATTAGTTTATTATGAAGTGATTAAACTTTGTTGACTTACAATTTGTCACAGGAAACTTTCATTGCTGTAGTTTGAGTAGTGATCTGGCTTTGCTGTTGTGTGTAGTTCGAGTAGTGGTCTGGCTTTGCTGTTGTGGGAAGATCTTTAGTCTTTTAGGTCTCGTACAAGGTGCTGATAATTTTGTTGATCTTGTATAAGGATCTGATCATTTGGTGCTAATATTTAGGTCTCGGATAAGGTCTCACTCAACCAGTCACAGTGGCCCTATGGTTTGAGCATTCACTTCATGAGTCATGAGTTCAAACTCCACTTATACTTTGGCCACATTGAACCTAAGACATAAAACTTGGTCGTATCTGCTCCTTCATTTACAAGTGAAATTCCTGGGTCATTTGGATGAGATCTTAAAActagaggtcctgtgtcacagctggtgtggGCATGATAGATAGCTATAACTTTTTATGGTCCTGGGGGCCATGCACATGGCTAATATTTTGGCAGGTGACgtgtagatatgagagaaaaattcttgatgggatgtaaaacaaaaatctttctCATGGATCTGATCTTTTGGTTTTGTGTATGGATCTCGTCTATAGGTCTTAAAGATCTGATTGTTAAGTCTTGCATAAGGATCTGATCTTTTGGTTTTGTGTATGGATCTCGTCTATAGGTCTTAAAGATCTGATTGTTAAGTCTTGCATAAGGATCTGATCTTTTGGTTTTGTGTATGGATCTCGTCTATAGGTCTTAAAGATCTGATTGTTAAGTCTTGCATAAGGATCTGATCTTTTGGTTTTGTGTATGGATCTCGTCTATAGGTCTTAAAGATCTGATTGTTAAGTCTTGCATAAGGATCTGATCTTTTGGTTTTGTGTATGGATCTCGTCTATAGGTCTTAAAGATCTGATTGTTAAGTCTTGCATAAGGATCTGATCTTTTGGTTTTGTGTATGGATCTCTTCTATAGGTCTTAAAGATCTGATTGTTAAGTCTTGCATAAGGATTTGACCTTTAGGTCTAGCATATGGAGCTGATATTTTGATCTCGTGTTGAAGTCCTACTATTGGATGGGACTGTCCTTCCAATGAGACTTTATAAACTAAGGTTCCATGTTAAGACAGACCTGATACATATAAACTGAGGTTCCATATGAAGATAGACCTGGTACATACACtccgtacatgtatataaaaaagatTGTCAGTTATGCAGGTCTAAATTTGGAGAACAAAGTTAAAATCAATGCCATCACATTACAAGCAAAACATTGTGTAAGTTGTAAAATCAGTGTCATCACAATACAAGCTAAACACAGTGTAAGTTGTAAAAGCAAAGAAAGACGAAGCAAACAAAAGTTGTTTGGTACTTTGATTTTTGTGTCAGTTTTATGCAGCCTTTATACAATGACACTTGCAGCTCCTGAGGTGCTATCCACCACCCCATATGGACACACAGCAGACTGGTGGTCCCTGGGAATACTCATGTATGTCGTCTTGGCCGGCAGGGTAAGTTAGATATGTAGGTagaaataaagtatatataGGAAGGAAACCTCAGGGGAATGGGAAATATTGAGATATCTTGTTGCATTGTTGCACTTTTAGTTGGTTGCATTGCTTGCTGtaatggtaaattttatttaggaATGTTTTATTATTAAAGTCTGAATTCAAAACACACACCATGTGCATGTATTGAAAGTAATGAACCAGGTATATGAAGTTTAGTACATTTGttagaaaatgaattcaattaagGATGTTTCTTGTTGACTTTTCAGTACCCTGCCGAGGGGGCCCGGGATCACGATGAGATGCTGAAACTGGTGTGGGACAGTGACTACTTACTGCCAAACCACATCAGTGACAAAGCTCAGGAAATTATCAACAAGGTCAGTAGGTCATCACTGGTCATTTTACAAGTAGTGGTCAGCAATGCAAGCTCATTTTGACTCCACTTTCATTATATCCGCGAGGATCCTATTTCGGTGGTATTGAGCAAAAAAAAGTCTGATAAAAATGTAGTTCATATTCATATGTTTTGTAAGACGATTTCATAATTACAAACATTGaggtacatgtacctaaattgaagatattttatttgttaaacatttttacctaaaaagggggcataaatacagatgtacatgcatttattaATGCACAGATGTTGGACAATATGGCCTAACATATATTTTTACAACTTTATCTTGTGTAGCCAAAAAGtagaattaaaatttattttatttgtttcctGTATATTGTGTAACTGTAATTCTAAACTTATTTACCTACACTGTACCtcagatataaatatttttcacacatatAACTGTGACTTACTTTTGGGTGTAACCTGTATGCttacaaaaatataatgattacTTGACAGTGAGGTGACTTTGAAACACAGACTTTTACTTGGTTATATGTGTTTTGATGGAACACTTCAAAATAGTTATTTTTATGAGGTATTTCAACCGATTATATTTAGACTTAGTAAAATTAGGTACTTTACTtacatatgaaaattatttatgatttacttGCAATTTCCTTCAACGTTTGGATTTTTTTCACCAAGTACAAAACTTCAGTGTTTACAAACACTACACACaaattgatgatgtcatatctCGCATTTTAAAAATGTGCGTGAAATGCATAAAAACATGGAATACCACCGATTTAGAAATCCCATTGATTTAGGACACTCAAcgatagaaatttaaaaaaaattatttattttaaaaaatgaaacacatGTTGAGATATTGTAAACTAAGATCTATTTGCATATCAAATCTggtaaaactttttaaaaatgattttatgccttatctaatttcaaaatatagtcATGATTTATGATAGATGACCCAATATGGGGCAATTTATGTAAAAAAGTTTTTTATTGTCTGAAAAACATCAGTTATTAAGAACATTAAAAACTTTGAACATCATAGTCCCCACTAATGTTATACACAGCTGTTCTGTTGTGAAACATTTTAATatctgtaaaatatttttattcttcACTATGTTCAAAATTGCTCCTCATACAATTGCAGTATTCAAAATTTATCAGGTGAGCCATGAAGGCTCATGAAAGCATGCAGTTTAAATTTTGGCAATGTATTTTGATGCGATGTTGTTGTATAGTATATGATAAAATGTCATCATTCTTGTTTGTAGCTATTGATGAAGAATCCCGATAAAAGACTTACAGATCTATTAGCTCTTcaaaatacaaacttttacTCGAATTTTAACTTTACTGCAGTTTTAGAAAAAAAGGTAAGTTGATAAATGGGGGCTTTGAGTTTTTTGTTCATACTTTGGAAACTTTTTGCATGGGGTCTAGCTTTACACATGTACAATCGGTCAAAAGTTAGTCTCAGATTTAGTTGGAAGTACAGTTTATCGTAGACATCTTTATAtactgcattatttaatatcCATAGCTAAAGATATGTTGAAATAGGAAATTTAATCAATACCATCCTCGTATTCAGCATTTAACACAATATTCAACAGGTCTCCCCTAAAGACATAGTCCCTGCCGATTTTTTCCCCATGACAGGGGTCAGTTATAGCTATGCTCCACAACTGCCACCTAGTGAAGATGAATTGGCACAAGTAAGTACTTCACTTATTACTTTGCGGCTCTACCTGGTCAATGTGAACGTATGGGTTCGAAGTTTTAAGTAAGGTTcagggttgtttttgtttttataaaagcttgaaatgaatataaaaatgtatgtaTCACTTGTTTATGTATGTTGAGAGTAGGATATAGAGTCCTCCACAGTGGGATGATTTGCATTTTAGGATATATCTAATGTTTCATCTCCTTGCAACAGATTTGGATGATACATACTTGTAGCCTAGTAGATGTATGCATGTTTAAGGGTGTGTACAATGTAATGCTGATTTGGTTGATGTTGCATTTAAAGACCCATTTTGTGACCATATAGTTAGTGGAAAAATA encodes the following:
- the LOC125672596 gene encoding ribosomal protein S6 kinase-related protein-like, with amino-acid sequence MGNNNQKLPLRKAQSVPESQFLQLTNPDLVRKKNEPGKLMRGKSQDELDKVTSTPEKPELNVPLVEALFLPDFPIKGDAQGQEFEVCDIIAKGAYGNVLRVRREDEKQYYAMKVMSKTQIIVEGAIQQCKDEAAIQAMLGDHPFIVKLHEYWQSKKYLYIVLEYVPYGDLFTLWSFHGYLPEMLSRVYIAEMAMVLDYLHKSGVIYRDIKMENILLDAEGHIQLTDFGLAKWLNRGDRTRTICGTLQYMAPEVLSTTPYGHTADWWSLGILMYVVLAGRYPAEGARDHDEMLKLVWDSDYLLPNHISDKAQEIINKLLMKNPDKRLTDLLALQNTNFYSNFNFTAVLEKKVSPKDIVPADFFPMTGVSYSYAPQLPPSEDELAQFDLVWNLPPETEAVYV